In the genome of Pontibacter actiniarum, the window CATAAAGGTGCCGCGCACATCCTGGTACACAAAAATGTAGCCGTCGCGCATCAGCGTGGAGCTGGGGCCAAGGCTTGTCTTCATGCCATCACCGTAGGGCGCAACTGAGTAGGGCGTGCGGTTCATCAGGATCGGGTATTTCTTGCTCTTATCCTTCGGGGAGTACACCACCGTGAATAGCTTTTTACCGTCGCGCATCGGTATCTGGAACGTGGCTTTCTCGTAGTGCTGCCGGATGTAGAGCGAGTCTTCGTTTACCTGCTGCGCCATACTTTGGGAGGCAAACAGGCAAAGCACCAGCAGCAACACCAGTGGCTGTAGCAGGTCTTTTGTTCTGGTCATAGGTTAGGTGATAGTGAGTTAAGGTTCAAACCCTGAAGGTAAGTATTCTATACTTTAAATGGTATGGCTGTGGCGGCGCTAAGGAGGTAGAAGTATACTTCAGCACTTATATAGTATGAGCCTCATGCCTGTGCACAGCTTTTTTATTGATTTTGTGGAGACCCTGGAACAAGCCGCTGATGAAAACAAAGCGCTCAAGAACCAGGCTAATCGGGCGATCTTACTTTTGCTGGTGCCAGCCACAGGCTACCTGAGCGGTGAAAGGTTCGGCCGTTTCGGTGCACGGCTTGGAAGGACGCACCCAAACGGCGGCTGCGGATGTAGGGCGGGTTTTGGCTAATCGCTGGGCTGCTTTTTTATAGTCCACAGGTGCTTATCCGGGTATAAAATCAACAGCGGGCGGTATAGGCCGTACGCATAAGAACTGACACTAAGGAAAACAGAGACTATGAAAGCAGTTTATTATGAAAAGTACGGCGATGCCGATGTGCTGCAGTTCGGGGAGCAGCCAACGCCCGGCATAGATGACCACCAGCTGCTGGTGCGTGTGCACGCCTCCAGCGTTAACCCCGTGGATTGGAAAATACGCGCAGGAAAGCTACTGCCTGTTTCAGGGCTCAACTTCCCCAAAATACCCGGCCGCGACATTGCCGGCGAAGTGGTGGAGGTGGGCGGCAAAGTGCTGTCCTTTAAGGTGGGAGACCGGGTATACGGCATGACGGACACGCGCAACGGAGGTGCTAACGCAGAGTATGCGGTTATCTCGGAGGGTACTGCCGTTATGGTTCCGCCAAACCTAAACTATGCCCAGGCTGCCGCTGTGCCGCTGGCCGCTCTTACCGCTTTACAGGCGCTGCGCGACAAGGGGGAGCTGGAGCAGGGCGAGCAGGTGCTGGTAAACGGTGCCTCCAGCGGCGTAGGCTCCTTTGCCGTGCAGCTAGCCAAGGCTTTGGGGGCAGGAGAGGTATCCGGCGTTTGTGGCACAGACCATGTGGAGCTGGTAAAGAGCCTCGGCGCAGACCACGTCATCGATCATAAAAAAGAAGACTTCACGGAAGCCAAAGACAAGTATGATCTGATTTTTGACGCGGTTGCCAAAAGCACGTATTTCGACAGCAAAGCAAGCCTGCGCCATAACGGCCGCTACGTAACCACGGTGCCCGACCCGAAGGATGTTGCCTTTGGCTTTGCCCTGTCCGTTTTCTCTGACAAAAAGCTCAGAGCCCTCTTCACCAACGACAAAGCCGAAGACCTGAAGCTGATCAGCTCCTGGATAGAGGCCGGTAAGGTAAAGCCAGTGGTAGACAGGGAGTACCCGCTGCAAGAGGCGGCAGCGGCGCACCGCTACAGTGAGCAGGGGCATGCTGCCGGCAAAATCATACTGGTGTCGGAGTAAGTGTGAGTGCCTCGCAATCAGGCGAGCACAAATGCTAACTTCCCGTTACAGCAGCCGTTAGATCAAAGGCTAACACAAAACCGAAAGCAAATGGAACAGGAACAGACGACACTTCTAAAGGATTATCCAATACAGGAAAAAGGGGCTTACTTTGGCGCCCTGGCCACGATGGCCTCCGCTGACGGGCACGCTTCGGAGGAGGAGCTTGAGTTTTTATACATGATGGGGGAGGCGGCAGAGCTGCCGGAGAACCTACAGCAGGAGGTGGAGCAGGTAGCCCGGAACCCCTCGCAGATTAGCCTGCAGAAGTGCCTGGATACGCTGAAGGGCAGCCCCTTGCGCTTTTCTCTCCTCACAGATATTATCAGCTTTGCGAAGGCAGACGGGAAGTATACGCCGGATGAGCAGAAGCACATTGAGGACATGGCCGCTTACCTAGGCGTGGACCAGAAGCAGTACAGTATACTGGAGCAGTATGTAAACAAAGCGGATGAGGCGCAGAAGCAGGGCGAAGACCCCACTTCACAGAGCTTTATGAACAAGAACGGCTTCGGGGACATGTTTAAGAAGGCGGGTATATCGCCGCAGATGGTACAGGGTATGTTAGGCGTACTGGCGCCCCTGGTGCTGGCCAAAATGATGGGCGGGCGCAGGCGTAGCCGCTATGGCGGTGGCCTGTTAGGCGGGTTGATGGGGGGCGGTATGTACAGAAGCGGCGGCGGCCTGGGCTCCATCATCTCCATACTTGGCGGCCTGAACGGGCGGAGAGGCTATGGCGGCATGCAGTCTGGCGGGCTCGGAGGTTTACTGGGCGGCATCCTGGGCGGTGGCAGGCGCCGCGGCGGGTTTGGCTGGTAGCTTCTAAGGCAAAGAGAGGTGGCCGGTGCCATGCCTCTTTGCCTGCACCGGCTGCTGCTTCACAAACTAGTCTCTCTCCTCCATTGGCTATAAGCTCTGTGTTTTTTATTACTGCTCAAAAGGGAGCCTACGCGATACCGCTGTTCCCTTATAGGCTTTGCGCAGCGGCTTTTCTTTATGTTACCTTTCAGGGAGTGGGTGTTTTTTGCTAGATTTAGTAAGAAACCAATCCTTTCACATGATTCGACACACTTACTTCCTGCTGCTCCTGGCGCTGGGCTTTACCGCCTGTCAGCAGCAGCCCCAGCAGGCTGTTACCGTACAGGAGCAGCAGGCGCAGCAACCGTACTACTACCCCGGGCAAGGAGATGCGTGGGAGCACCGTAACCCGGAGGAACTGGGTTTGGATGCCGCCAAACTGCAGGAGGCTGTAACATGGGCCCAAACTCAGGAAACGCAGCAGATGCTCAAAGACTTCTCTACCCAGGCCGAGATCTTTGGTGAGCCGCTGGGGCCTTTGCCCGCCAGTAGGGCCAGCACGAACGGCATCATCCTGAAAGACGGGTACATTGTAGCGGAGTGGGGCGATACCAAGGCTCCTGACCCAACCTACAGCGTCGCCAAAAGTTTTCTCTCAACCATACTTGGGCTCACGCTGGACCGGGGCATGATCCAGAGCATAAACGACCCGGTGGCAAAGTATGTGCAAGACGGCGGCTACGCTTCGGAGCATAACAGGAAGGTTACGTGGGAGCACCATGCCCGCCAGACCTCGGAGTGGCAAGGGGAGATGTGGGGCAAGAAGGATGACTTTGTAGGTAAAGAAGCCTTCGGACGGGGCGAGCGAAAGCTGCGGGAGCTACAGGAGCCGGGTGCTTTCTACGAGTACAACGATACGCGCATCAACCGCTTTGCGCTTTCGTTGCTGCGCCTTTGGGAGAAGCCGTTGCCAGCAGTGCTGAAGGACGAGGTCATGGACCCGATCGGGGCGTCCGGCACCTGGCGTTGGGTGCCCTACCGAAACTCCAATGTGGTGATCAACGAGCAACTGATGCCGTCGGTGAGCGGTGGCACGCGCTGGGGTGGCGGCCTATGGATCAGCGCCCGCGACGAAGCGCGCTTTGGCTATCTGTTTCTGCGCAACGGGCTTTGGAAAGACAAACAACTGGTGTCGGAGGAGTGGGTGAAACAGGCTACTACGCAGCGTGGCCCCGTCGGCCCGGACTACGGTTACCTCTGGTGGCTCAACACCGGCGGCGAAGCCTGGCCCGACGCGCCTACCACCAGCTATGCGGCCTTAGGCGCCGGTCAAAATACTGTTTGGGTAGATCCAGCGCATGGTATAGTTATAGTGTGGCGCTGGCATAACGGCAACCAGAATGAGCTGTTCAAGCGGGTGCTTGCGGCAGTAAAGGAGTAAAAGCGCCGACCTTTCTGTTTCCTCAGAGGGCGCTAACAGAAGCTGCCCGCGCTGTGTAGCCGTAAACAAAAAGAGAGGCCACCCCAGATGGAGTGGCCTCTCTTTTTGTACTTCTTACGAGAAGTTTAGTGGCGGCAAACACAGTGCTCGCCGGCAATGCCTTCAAAGCGTGTGTCTGTGCCTTCGTGCCAGTCAAAGGCGGTGGCATACTTGTCGTTTTCCCACCAGAACTTGCTTGGCTTCTTATCATAGTTGCCTACCTCTGCCATGGTTGCGGCATCGTACAGGCGTCCGTTCACCATCGTGTACTTCACGTGCTCAGAGTTCTGGATGT includes:
- a CDS encoding NAD(P)-dependent alcohol dehydrogenase; this encodes MKAVYYEKYGDADVLQFGEQPTPGIDDHQLLVRVHASSVNPVDWKIRAGKLLPVSGLNFPKIPGRDIAGEVVEVGGKVLSFKVGDRVYGMTDTRNGGANAEYAVISEGTAVMVPPNLNYAQAAAVPLAALTALQALRDKGELEQGEQVLVNGASSGVGSFAVQLAKALGAGEVSGVCGTDHVELVKSLGADHVIDHKKEDFTEAKDKYDLIFDAVAKSTYFDSKASLRHNGRYVTTVPDPKDVAFGFALSVFSDKKLRALFTNDKAEDLKLISSWIEAGKVKPVVDREYPLQEAAAAHRYSEQGHAAGKIILVSE
- a CDS encoding TerB family tellurite resistance protein, encoding MEQEQTTLLKDYPIQEKGAYFGALATMASADGHASEEELEFLYMMGEAAELPENLQQEVEQVARNPSQISLQKCLDTLKGSPLRFSLLTDIISFAKADGKYTPDEQKHIEDMAAYLGVDQKQYSILEQYVNKADEAQKQGEDPTSQSFMNKNGFGDMFKKAGISPQMVQGMLGVLAPLVLAKMMGGRRRSRYGGGLLGGLMGGGMYRSGGGLGSIISILGGLNGRRGYGGMQSGGLGGLLGGILGGGRRRGGFGW
- a CDS encoding serine hydrolase domain-containing protein — translated: MIRHTYFLLLLALGFTACQQQPQQAVTVQEQQAQQPYYYPGQGDAWEHRNPEELGLDAAKLQEAVTWAQTQETQQMLKDFSTQAEIFGEPLGPLPASRASTNGIILKDGYIVAEWGDTKAPDPTYSVAKSFLSTILGLTLDRGMIQSINDPVAKYVQDGGYASEHNRKVTWEHHARQTSEWQGEMWGKKDDFVGKEAFGRGERKLRELQEPGAFYEYNDTRINRFALSLLRLWEKPLPAVLKDEVMDPIGASGTWRWVPYRNSNVVINEQLMPSVSGGTRWGGGLWISARDEARFGYLFLRNGLWKDKQLVSEEWVKQATTQRGPVGPDYGYLWWLNTGGEAWPDAPTTSYAALGAGQNTVWVDPAHGIVIVWRWHNGNQNELFKRVLAAVKE